GCGATGACCTGAACTGCTGAATGCAATCTTTGAATGTACTGGAATGAGTCATCCAGATAAACggatttgtttataatgttttttccccacaaaactgtgaaaatgattaaaactacacatttatttaaaaaccgCAGCAGTATTTTGAAAACTGAACTACTGTGGCACAACTACGGATGATGAATTTGAAAATCAATTTAGTAGTGTTTTATTATGCTTAGTGTCTGCTGATTAACTAGAACTCATATTTGTATAATGTTCATGTTTACTGTGAAAGTGTTGAGCAGTCTTCCGTCGCAGATCATCCACGGTCTCCTCTGCATCTGCCCATTCCAGCACCAGCCTCCTGCCGTAAAGATGGGTACTGTGGCACAACGCGGCGAACGCTCTCTgtgaaggaaaaacaaaaacacaaaacactgtcACGTCTCGTAGAGTCCGGTGTAGACAGTGTTAGCTTATATTAGCATTTGAACTGGCATCGAGTGATGCATAGTAGAAAAGATCCTGGTCACCGCAGAGGGTCTAAAAAAGAAGAGCAGGAGGGACCAAAGCCAGATGCACCAACCTTGGCATCCTGCTTAGTGAGGAAGTCAATGAAGCCAAAACCACGGTGGGTTCCACCAATCCCCTTCTTTGGCAGGCGGACTGTCTTTAGCTCACCGAACGTGCTGGAGATaaaaaacatctgcattttACACATCTTACAAAAGAggttattatataaaacatttaagacaaatattaatgtagctgataaacattttacatttattaaaatttgcttaatttgtttaaaacatccGTTTAACTTTGTCAACAATGTCAATTCTTGATACTGTATATCCGTACAGTACAACCAACAGTACAGTTTTTTAACCAGTTTTTTAACTGTACTGTTTTTTAACCACGATTGTTTGTTAAATATGAAAGCGACACTCACCAGAAGAGCTCTCTCACTTCTTTTACTGTAGCCTGGAAGGGGACGTTTCGTACCAGTATCTTAGTTGTTGTTTGTTTCCTCCCCGTCTGCTTTTTTCTCTTGGATTGTGCCAGACTAGACCTGTGAGATTGACACAAGGAAATGCTTCGATTCGAACAGTATGTGCAAGACCAGTAGTGGCatgcaaaaaacacacatataaataaaaaatactttttcttaaTGAACTAATATATCAATGAATAGAGGGTtgacatattatattatatttatgtgaATTTAAGATGCACATTCCAAAACATTAACTTACTTGACGTCTCTTTCTGATATTTTCAGCTCTAGCTGATGTTCGTCGACCAAACAGTGCTGCATGGAAAGTGAAAAAATATGCCTGGATTAATTTAATCACATGAATATTTGTGCATAATAAGTGTGCATAAATATCGCAATGAAAGAGCATCATTATACAGGCAGATGGTCATTTACCTGCAGCTGTCGCATGGCTTTCTGAGCTGCCTGTGGAGTTTTGTACTGCACAAAACCATAACCCATAGATAACAATTtacctgagagagagacagacacataACAGAACCAGAGAgcaagagacaaagagagaagatgaagaaatcaaaatgagaaaatgacAGAAACATGCGACATATGTATAATATACACAAATGCACATTGTAAATATGCGTGTCTGTAAAATCAAACCTGTTTTATCTCTCTTCTTTGATATTGTGCAGACTTTCACCTCACCGCATTTAGAAAACGTCTGTCAAAGGGACAAGTTAATGGGTAAGCTCAAAGGTATAATTCTGCATTCACCACAAAATAAAGTGGAAGTACTAAAGTGGAATTTAAATGACATTCTCAGTTTTCTTTAGTCTTGCAAAACCCTAAAACATCGGAGCTCACCTCTCGTAAAGTCTCCTCCGCGGTGCTAAAGTTGAGGTTCTTAATGAAGAGGGTTGAACCAGGCAAACTCTCTTCTTCTTCATCCTCGTCATCATCCTCTTCTTCCACCACTTTAGCCACATTTTCAGCCGCAGCATCTGCAGTCAGGGGCGCTGAGAGGATTAACGAATAAACAGAATGAGAAAAATCCAGCAGTACAGAGTCAGAACATAAAGTGCTTGCAATCATGACACTTTTTCAAAGTTCTACCTGGTTTAGCTGTTCTGGGAGTCGTGAAGACGGCTACAGGGGCCCACTCCAGATACAAGGGCACATGCTGGAACTACAGATAAATATACAGcattacatttctttaacaacaGCTCAGTGGTCACTCTTCATGCTCATACTCACCTTTGTGTATGCGAGTTTCATGAAGGCGCGTTTGGCTTCAGTGGACTCCAGAAATTCCACTATAGCCGTGAGGCCAGACGGGGGCAGTAGCACCCTTCCCAGAGATCCGTGGGGGGAGAACAGAGCCTCCAGCTCTTCAGGCTGGACACCCGAGGGCAAGTTCTTCACCAGGATCACTGAGTTACTGCGCTGGCCTGACGCCTACACACAGACAAGaacatttatacagaattaTTAAAGACACACACAGCACTGTGCAGCAGTTTAACGTTTTTTAAGGATTAATAGTATTTTTACTCCTTTTAAGTatgtgagatttttttaaatcattttatttattaataaaacacaaatgtgaccctggacaacaaaaccagtctttagtagcacgggaacatttttagttatcgccaaaaatacagggTATGATTACAAATTACcggtttttattttatggcaaaaatcattagaatattaagtaaagatcatgttccattaagatattttattaatatcctaccttaaatgtaaaaaaaaataatatttgtgagTGGATAGCCTGCTACAATGCCTTGTATAAAGAACTTCAAAGCCGATTTTCAATATCTTGCCTTTTTGCACCCTCAAATTCCAGcttcataaaaatgtgttattctgccagatattgtcatatcctaacaaactatatatcaataAAAGGTTATTTCCTCAGCTTTCATATGAcgttaaaatctcaatttcgagaATCGGGTcacaaatgtattaaacacaCAATCTCAGTGCCtgtaattaaacatttacacattaatattaattatggTATTcgtttattgtataataattgtactAAATAAGCGATTTGTTGAACTTGTcatattacttttattaataacTAATTTGTTGATGGGTCCTGTAGTcccctttttaaaataaaaaactgtatgaCGTTGATATCgtgtggttgagcttggtatcgcagtctacattcaaaatattggtgagacaagtttagccaagtaacggttcttctcggtttcttttgcttgtcaCTAAATTGTCTATTGTATGTGAAATTCAGTTAGGGTTACAAAAGTGTCCATTCGCAGTaatgttgtttatgttgttaagatcgAACCCTCTATAGCAAGTACACTAAAACTGTGTTCAAGttcataaaaattatttataaaccGATGTCAGATTAACATAATTTGACTTCAACCAACATAAAGTAAGCTGCAATATATGTTTCAAACATGGTTGGCAACAGAGGCATCATAAAGTTATTATAGTGTTAAAAAGCGAACATTTTGTCAATGGAACCTTGTATTTGATTTTTTGTACGTTTAATAATGTGGATCTAAAACACACTATACCTGACTGAATGAGTCTAGAGAGACTCCGTTCTCCTGAAGAAACTGCCTGGTCTCCTGTACGATCTGCGTCTCCCCGAGTGCCATCCGCACAGCCAGACTGCCCTCAGACTCCTATAAACATAACAATCACCCAGTGTCATTTTTAGTTAAGATGAACCTCTCTCAAAAACAAAAGAGCTTCGCTTGTGTCCTAAAACACTCACATGATCTAAAACTTGGCTCTTGgttgtgttgtatttttgaGCAATGGCATCGGCCACTGCGCTTGTGCCCAAAAACAGCGTGTTCCAGTTATGAGAGCTGCACGTCAAACAGAGAAACAGTAAACATGACTGCAAAATGTACATTAAGGTTTTCAGCTCACCAAGGATGGAGTCGGTTTATCAAACGCTCACCTGGTACTCGCTGCTTTGTCTTTAGCACCTTTCTGCCTCTTATACGATGAGCTGCCGGTGGCGTTGGACCCCTGATCTGAATTTTCTTTCCTCAGCCTTGAGGCCAAGACGTGCAGAATCCGGCCCTGGAGGGCCAAAACACTTGTAAGCatgtaaataatacaatatagcCAAAAATGAGCTGAAAAAATGGTTGTATACCTGGAAAACATGACCATCCAATTGAGCCAATGCTGAAACTGCGTTTTCTGGTATGATGTATGTCACAAACGCAAAGCCTGTGGGTTTCTTGGTCAAGCTGTCTATGGGGAAATGCACCTCTGAAAGAGGACCTAACAGAGACACGAGAAGAAAAAAgaagtttaaaaacattaaccaAATTAGAAAAATTAACACAATCATCATGCTAGGCTGTTGCCATGCGGTTGCTAGGTAGTCCTCGATGGCCTTTGAGCACATTGCATGTGAAAGAACATGTCACGTGACCCACCATGTTTAATGAAGAGTTCTTTCAGGTCATCTTCAGTGCACGTGTAAGGCAGATTCCTGACGAAGAGTCTTCCGGATTCGGCCACATCCTCCTCTTCCTCGTCATCCCTCAGGTCACGGACAAAATTTTTCTCCTCTTCGCTTTCCTTCacagatatttttttgtttttaaaggtgttAATTCTGAAGACCTCAACGTAGCGCCCCCCTGTGGTTAAACATAGataatgcactttaaaaataagtaaaaggAGTTGCCTTTGCATCACTGACAATGGCATTGATAACATCATGTTCTTCTAGTAGCTAAAAATGCTCTTGATAAATCTTGTAGATGGATAAGACATAATATTTCGTTTTCCATTAAAATGTCAAAGTACAAACTGAATTCAGAGTTGCCCTCAGATGATCAGGGAAACACTGCTTACCCATGTAGTCTTTGTCAAGGCGTAAGGCTTTCTCGACCTCGTCATCAGAGCGCAGGTCCACATACACGTAACCTTAACACAGTAAATTCAACATTGATTAATTTGCACAATCCTGCCagtttcaaaatatcaaaagttAATAATGACAGGTAACATTTTGTACCCGAGCTGCGTCCATCGCTGTTTTTGCTGAATCGAATGGCCACGGGTTTCAGGGGAATCATAAATTCTCGCACTTGTTGCTATAGTAAAGTGGAAAATCAGAGTCATAAATGTGTAACACAATAGGGGTGTAACAATATAAGTGTTGATAATAAAACCATGATTATCGATATCATGTTATTTCTACATATAGCAGAATATTGTAAACTATACAGCACCCATTAAATTTTTAACTTAATGGGACAGTTctctcaaaataaaaactctgcatttaatcaccctcaagttgttccatataaaaaaattgttgtgttgaacacagataaagatatttgaaagaatgcatgtaaccaaacagttcttggccaccactgaccgtgccaaaaaattgcactgaaaatgtctttgttctgtagaaaaaaagaagatattttgaaaaaggtgGGAAAGccaacagttttggggcacttttgctATTGTTGTAGTTTTtcctcctatggtagtcaatggtggtcaagaactgtttggttacaagcatttgtcgAAATATCGATCTCTGTGGTCATCaggacaaagacatttttacaggtttttaacaactcaagggtgagtaaacaatgacagaatattttttttaggtgaaatgtttctttaagagTCAGAAGGGTTACAATCTCCCTCTCTGCCTCCATACACTTGTATTTTAAGTGTGATTCATTGACCGAataacagacagaaacacaaaataaactaaactgaaGAGGAATttcaggggattgcacatagtcagaaacaaaaatgtataataaaatgcaatgtacgtcgctttggataaaagcgctcTACCATATGCACAAACCTCATTAGCTTTGAACGGAACACCTCGTAGCTTGACTGTGAATTCTGTGCTTGACTCAATCTATAACCACAGTGTATAAACAGTACAGTTTAACTTCCAATATCTTAACAATCACATGTCAAACCTTGTCACTCAATGTTTTAAGTAATAAACCTTGTTATGGGGCTCTACTGGCTTTGCAGTTTTCAGACTGCTTGTTTTGTCACCGCTCTCATATGCACTGTCTGTGTTCTGGACTGGAGACTCCTCGTCCTCGTCCTCTTCTCCATCCTCATCTTCTTCTTCATCCTTTTCTTCTTCATCCTCATCAGCCTCAGCACTGTCATCTTCATCTGCTTTCCCCATCTCTACCTCATCAATCAAGTCTGATTTGGCCACAATTTTAGAGCGAAGATAGTCCATGTCGGAGAGACCTTTTTTCATCGCTTCTTTATTATCATCtagtacaaacacacacaaagccaGTCAGTTCCAGTTAAACCCTTCCTCTGTGTTAATAAAGAACGCAGCATCGACATTTAAATAGATTTCTCACCTGGTTGCTCCTCTTCTTCagcatcatcatcttcatccttAGCGTCACTCAGTTCATCAGACTCATCGGAGTCAAAGTTCAGATAATCATCagtaactttcttttttttctccttcTTCGCCTTTTCAGAAACAACAGACGCAGCTTCAACAGAGTCATTGGCCCAGGTGGGCACCTTCGTGCGTTTCTGGTGCACAGCGACAAACTCCCGGAAGTTCTTGTCTTGTTCAAGCTAAGGAGCAAAAAAGACGATACAATATTTATAGTCAAAAATTAATTTTCTACATAAGGAGGTCAGAAGGTTTAACAATAAAGAAGTCTATATATTGACTTCATGCTGCAGTTACTGCTGGTGACTTCTGctataaagaaaacaagttacATTTTATGTATGAAGTCAAACTGAATATGATTTATGTAAGGCGGTTAGAGAAAAGTATGAGCAGGAAACTTACATCTCCGATAACATTCAAaggtttcttctttttcttctccttctccttctgttgaacaataaaatgaatcagTTTGACTTTTCCacaagatttttttcaaaaatcacatCGTAAATGCCCCATTGAGTTCAGTGCAGACAACGGCAAAGTGACAAAAACCTTTTCATCCGTTTCGTCTTGTGATTTTTCTTCTTTGTCTTTATTTGATGATGGCTGGCGTGAATGTTTGCTCCAGGGTCTGGCTTTGTTGGGGTCACCAAAATCTGTGCAGAGTTCCaccttgttaaaaaaaaaaaacagtaagaaAAACACCAGTAAGGATTGCAAAACAcatattcgtttttttatttcttaaatgtatggATGCTCCAAAAGATCTTGACTTACAGTAACTCGTGACGTGTCCACATAACTCTTATTAAAGTGTTTCAGAGCCTTCTGTCCGTCCTCTTCAGTCTTGAAACCCACAAATCCAAATTTGCGAAATTTCCCATCTTTGGTAAATTTGAGTACACAATCCGTAAGTGTCCCAAAATCAGCGAACATCTTATGGAAGCGATCTTCTTTCATCTGTTGACGTAAAAAatagatattaaaaatatagtCATGTTTGTATAGTTTCAACTGGgaccaaatacattttaagatattaTTGCATTAAATGGCCTGActgccctgctgaaaaacaatagacACTGTCACACAAATTCTTAATTATTGAATCATTATAACTGTGGGTCTACTGcttatgtgttgtgttgtgttgtgttgtgttggtgAAATGTTATCTGTTGAATGGGAACCAATAGACCACAATTAAATTCAACTAGAATAAGCCACAAAAACATAACGTGAAGACATAATATcatgttttaatggtaaacaaCTGATCGTTCATGATGGTATTTGTAGAAAATACGATTTCTTTCAACATGGCTGTTATTGAACTtgcaaaactttattaaaatcagtGTATGGCAGCAAAC
This DNA window, taken from Triplophysa dalaica isolate WHDGS20190420 chromosome 6, ASM1584641v1, whole genome shotgun sequence, encodes the following:
- the rbm19 gene encoding probable RNA-binding protein 19, translated to MSRLIVKNLPNGMKEDRFHKMFADFGTLTDCVLKFTKDGKFRKFGFVGFKTEEDGQKALKHFNKSYVDTSRVTVELCTDFGDPNKARPWSKHSRQPSSNKDKEEKSQDETDEKKEKEKKKKKPLNVIGDLEQDKNFREFVAVHQKRTKVPTWANDSVEAASVVSEKAKKEKKKKVTDDYLNFDSDESDELSDAKDEDDDAEEEEQPDDNKEAMKKGLSDMDYLRSKIVAKSDLIDEVEMGKADEDDSAEADEDEEEKDEEEDEDGEEDEDEESPVQNTDSAYESGDKTSSLKTAKPVEPHNKIESSTEFTVKLRGVPFKANEQQVREFMIPLKPVAIRFSKNSDGRSSGYVYVDLRSDDEVEKALRLDKDYMGGRYVEVFRINTFKNKKISVKESEEEKNFVRDLRDDEEEEDVAESGRLFVRNLPYTCTEDDLKELFIKHGPLSEVHFPIDSLTKKPTGFAFVTYIIPENAVSALAQLDGHVFQGRILHVLASRLRKENSDQGSNATGSSSYKRQKGAKDKAASTSSHNWNTLFLGTSAVADAIAQKYNTTKSQVLDHESEGSLAVRMALGETQIVQETRQFLQENGVSLDSFSQASGQRSNSVILVKNLPSGVQPEELEALFSPHGSLGRVLLPPSGLTAIVEFLESTEAKRAFMKLAYTKFQHVPLYLEWAPVAVFTTPRTAKPAPLTADAAAENVAKVVEEEDDDEDEEEESLPGSTLFIKNLNFSTAEETLRETFSKCGEVKVCTISKKRDKTGKLLSMGYGFVQYKTPQAAQKAMRQLQHCLVDEHQLELKISERDVKSSLAQSKRKKQTGRKQTTTKILVRNVPFQATVKEVRELFCTFGELKTVRLPKKGIGGTHRGFGFIDFLTKQDAKRAFAALCHSTHLYGRRLVLEWADAEETVDDLRRKTAQHFHNAPKKQKKGDILDGIMEQMEVGQEDGE